In Deltaproteobacteria bacterium, the DNA window CACCGACGGCGTGTAGCCGCGCGTCGACGGCGGCTCGCCCACCGAGAGCCCGACCTCGCGCTGCGCCATCGCGACCCGGGTGAGCGAGTCCATCATGAGGAGCACGTCGCGACCCTGGTCGCGGAAGTGCTCGGCGAGGGCGACGGCGAGGAACGCGCCGTGCAGGCGGACCAGCGGCGGCTGATCGGAGGTGGCGGCCACCACGACGGAGTGCTCGAGCCCGGCGCCGAGGTCCCGCTCGACGAACTCGCGGACTTCTCGTCCGCGCTCGCCCACCAGCGCGATCACGTTCACGTCGGCGCGCGTGTAGCGCGCCATCATGCCGAGCAGCGCGCTCTTGCCGACGCCGGAGCCCGCGAAGATGCCGAGCCGCTGGCCGCGGCCGCAGGTGAGGAGCGCGTTGACCGCCCGGATGCCGAGGTCGAGCGGCTCGCGGATCGGGCGGCGGTCGAGCGGGTTCATGCGGTCCCCGTAGAGCGGGTAGACGGCGTCGTGCTCGATCGGGCCGCGGCCGTCGAGCGGCCGCCCGAGGCCGTCGACGATGCGGCCGCGGAACGCATCCCCAACGCCGACCAGCGGCCGCTCGCGCACCAGCAGCACCTGGCTCCCCGGCGCCACGCCGGCGAGGTCGCCGAGCGGCATGAGCAGCACGCGGCCGGTCCGGAAGCCGACCACCTCGGCGAAGATGCCGCCCTGGTCACGCGTCGAGATGCGGCAGAGCGAGCCCACGGGCGCGCCCGGGCCGCTCGCCTCGACGACGAGCCCGATCACGTCGGTCACCCGTCCGCTCACGCGCACCGCGTCGAG includes these proteins:
- a CDS encoding FliI/YscN family ATPase, whose protein sequence is MLPPAADLDFSRARRRLRELDAVRVSGRVTDVIGLVVEASGPGAPVGSLCRISTRDQGGIFAEVVGFRTGRVLLMPLGDLAGVAPGSQVLLVRERPLVGVGDAFRGRIVDGLGRPLDGRGPIEHDAVYPLYGDRMNPLDRRPIREPLDLGIRAVNALLTCGRGQRLGIFAGSGVGKSALLGMMARYTRADVNVIALVGERGREVREFVERDLGAGLEHSVVVAATSDQPPLVRLHGAFLAVALAEHFRDQGRDVLLMMDSLTRVAMAQREVGLSVGEPPSTRGYTPSVFAVLPRLLERAGQGPEGSITGLYTVLVEGDDLNEPVADAARSLLDGHVVLSRRLASEGHYPAVDVLASLSRTMIDVVGADQQAQAGRVRAWLATHREAEDLIQIGAYARGSSQAIDEAIAWRPLIAAFLRQPLDQRASFEESVAALAGLAGE